A window from Thermodesulfobacteriota bacterium encodes these proteins:
- a CDS encoding tetratricopeptide repeat protein, which yields MIGSARKLTAMAVAGVAALLLLGCPPKLEEGERMIKDGNEYFKAGSYERAEAAYDRALELRPREVGVWVNRGNTRKMRGNTEGALADYEAALALDPEFAQAWANRGILRDSLGDAQGAIADYRKALELDPKLGEPPSIWRRIVYNPPTKTIKDRLAYLEAVQERAR from the coding sequence ATGATTGGTTCGGCACGAAAGCTGACGGCGATGGCGGTGGCGGGGGTGGCGGCTCTCCTCCTTCTGGGCTGTCCGCCCAAGCTGGAGGAAGGGGAGCGGATGATCAAGGACGGCAACGAGTACTTCAAGGCGGGAAGCTACGAGAGGGCGGAAGCTGCCTACGACCGGGCCCTGGAGCTGCGCCCCCGGGAGGTCGGGGTGTGGGTGAACCGGGGCAACACGCGCAAGATGCGGGGCAACACAGAGGGAGCCCTGGCGGACTACGAGGCGGCCCTGGCGCTCGATCCGGAGTTCGCCCAGGCCTGGGCGAACCGGGGAATCCTGCGTGACAGCCTGGGGGACGCACAGGGGGCCATTGCCGATTATCGCAAGGCCCTGGAGCTCGACCCCAAGCTCGGGGAGCCCCCGAGCATCTGGCGGCGGATCGTGTACAACCCGCCGACCAAGACCATCAAGGACCGGCTGGCCTACCTGGAGGCGGTGCAGGAGCGCGCCCGGTAG
- a CDS encoding DsrE/DsrF/DrsH-like family protein, with translation MSDGAESATLILFSGELDKAMAAFIVATGAASMGMQTTVFFTFWGLNCLRRGGTGEAGKASALPAKSPVGRMLDVMNPGGLGKLPLSRLDMLGAGRKMMKSVMQKKGIASLPELMEMARELGVRLVACQMSMDALEIRRDEFVFPEIEVGGVATFLAAAGESRFTLFI, from the coding sequence ATGTCCGACGGAGCGGAGTCAGCCACCCTCATCCTGTTCAGCGGGGAGCTCGACAAGGCCATGGCGGCCTTCATCGTGGCCACCGGCGCGGCCTCCATGGGGATGCAGACCACGGTCTTCTTCACCTTCTGGGGCCTCAACTGCCTGCGCCGGGGCGGCACGGGAGAAGCGGGGAAGGCGTCGGCGCTGCCGGCCAAGAGTCCCGTGGGGCGGATGCTCGACGTGATGAACCCGGGCGGCCTGGGAAAGCTCCCCTTGAGCCGCCTCGACATGCTCGGCGCGGGCCGCAAGATGATGAAATCGGTGATGCAGAAAAAGGGCATCGCCAGCCTCCCCGAGCTCATGGAGATGGCCCGGGAGCTCGGGGTGCGCCTGGTGGCCTGTCAGATGTCGATGGATGCCCTGGAGATCCGGCGAGACGAGTTCGTCTTCCCGGAAATCGAGGTGGGGGGGGTTGCCACCTTCCTCGCGGCCGCCGGCGAGTCCCGGTTCACCCTGTTCATCTGA
- a CDS encoding thioredoxin domain-containing protein: MPGVSTAVGGASRAVRVGCPRCASTNWLEADALLGLPHCGRCGSPLFDGRPVQLTRATWTTHGAESDVPLLVLFEAPWSGACRRAARSFDEAAARLEPRFRLGRVNVEEEQPLCARLRSRALPCLAVFRGGHELARRDGPADLETIVTWAEAVARTPAPSPRPLLFR, translated from the coding sequence ATGCCGGGGGTCTCGACGGCGGTGGGAGGTGCGAGCCGTGCGGTGCGGGTGGGGTGCCCGAGATGCGCCTCTACCAACTGGCTCGAGGCGGATGCCCTCTTGGGGCTCCCCCACTGCGGGCGGTGCGGCAGTCCCTTGTTCGACGGCCGGCCGGTGCAGCTGACGCGCGCCACCTGGACGACCCACGGCGCGGAGAGCGACGTCCCTCTCCTGGTCCTGTTCGAGGCCCCCTGGTCCGGGGCGTGCCGGAGGGCGGCGCGGTCCTTCGACGAGGCGGCCGCCCGCCTGGAGCCGCGGTTTCGTTTGGGCAGGGTGAACGTGGAGGAGGAGCAACCCCTGTGCGCCCGCCTTCGCTCTCGCGCGCTTCCCTGCCTGGCCGTCTTTCGGGGAGGGCACGAGCTCGCCCGCCGGGACGGCCCGGCGGACCTGGAGACGATCGTCACCTGGGCGGAGGCGGTGGCACGGACCCCAGCCCCAAGCCCCCGACCCCTGCTCTTCAGATGA
- a CDS encoding XRE family transcriptional regulator: MPDEIGPRLKILREGRRLTLKQLADQVGCTGAHLSQIENGHTSPSIATLKKIAQALGVNIVDFFADEAIGEPVVTREADRRDVFLSNWSARIQQLVGSTEGKLMQPFCTVVSPGGGSHDPYSHVGEEFGIVLRGTLTVTVGETSYEVGPRESFYYSSRIPHRWVNRGSEDVEVVWVVSPPTW; the protein is encoded by the coding sequence GTGCCCGACGAGATCGGACCCCGACTCAAGATCCTGCGCGAGGGCCGCCGCCTGACCCTGAAGCAGCTCGCCGATCAGGTGGGCTGCACGGGCGCCCATCTCTCCCAGATCGAGAACGGGCACACTTCTCCCTCCATCGCAACCCTCAAGAAGATCGCCCAGGCCCTGGGCGTGAACATCGTCGACTTCTTCGCCGACGAAGCCATCGGCGAGCCCGTGGTCACCCGCGAGGCCGACCGCCGGGACGTGTTCCTCAGCAACTGGAGCGCCCGCATCCAGCAGCTCGTGGGGTCCACCGAGGGCAAGCTCATGCAGCCCTTCTGCACCGTCGTGTCTCCGGGGGGCGGCTCCCACGACCCCTACAGTCACGTGGGCGAAGAGTTCGGCATCGTACTGCGCGGCACGCTGACCGTCACGGTGGGCGAGACCTCCTACGAGGTCGGCCCGAGGGAGAGCTTTTACTACTCTTCCCGGATTCCCCACCGGTGGGTGAATCGGGGCAGCGAGGACGTGGAGGTGGTCTGGGTCGTTTCCCCGCCCACGTGGTAG